From Falco cherrug isolate bFalChe1 chromosome 4, bFalChe1.pri, whole genome shotgun sequence, one genomic window encodes:
- the PLPP2 gene encoding phospholipid phosphatase 2 isoform X2, with protein MERRKVFVVLDVLCLAVASLPFVILTLVNSPYKRGFYCNDDSIRYPYKADTITHGLMAGVTITCTVVIISSGEAYLVYTERLYSKSEFNNYLAALYKVVGTFLFGGAISQSLTDLAKYMIGRLRPNFLAVCNPDWSKVNCSIYVQLENVCQGESRNVTESRLSFYSGHSSFGMYCMMFLALYVQARLVGKWARLLRPTIQFFLIAFAIYVGYTRVSDYKHHWSDVLAGLLQGALIAVLIGSPNRLPCRSFPGPLRL; from the exons CGTCTCTGCCCTTCGTCATCCTGACGCTGGTGAACTCCCCGTACAAGCGTGGCTTCTACTGCAACGATGATTCCATCCGCTACCCCTACAAGGCAGACACCATCACCCATGGCCTCATGGCTGGTGTCACCATCACCTGCACTGTTGTCATT ATCTCATCGGGGGAGGCATACCTGGTCTACACAGAGCGCCTCTACTCCAAGTCAGAGTTCAACAACTACCTGGCCGCCCTCTACAAGGTGGTGGGGACCTTCCTCTTTGGGGGGGCCATCAGCCAGTCCCTGACTGACCTGGCCAAGTACATGATCGGCCGTCTCAGGCCAAACTTCCTGGCCGTCTGCAATCCTGACTGGTCCAAGGTGAACTGCTCCATCTACGTGCAGCTGGAGAATGTTTGCCAGGGGGAGAGCAGGAACGTCACCGAGTCCAG ACTGTCCTTCTATTCTGGGCACTCCTCCTTTGGGATGTACTGCATGATGTTCCTGGCG CTCTATGTGCAAGCCCGGCTGGTGGGGAAGTGGGCCCGGCTGCTGCGCCCCACCATCCAGTTCTTCCTCATCGCCTTTGCCATCTACGTGGGCTACACCAGGGTGTCCGACTACAAGCACCACTGGAGTGATGTGCTGGCGGGGCTGCTCCAAGGGGCTCTCATTGCCGTCCTCATC GGGTCCCCAAACCGTCTTCCCTGTCGGTCTTTTCCAGGTCCGCTACGTCTCTGA
- the PLPP2 gene encoding phospholipid phosphatase 2 isoform X1, giving the protein MERRKVFVVLDVLCLAVASLPFVILTLVNSPYKRGFYCNDDSIRYPYKADTITHGLMAGVTITCTVVIISSGEAYLVYTERLYSKSEFNNYLAALYKVVGTFLFGGAISQSLTDLAKYMIGRLRPNFLAVCNPDWSKVNCSIYVQLENVCQGESRNVTESRLSFYSGHSSFGMYCMMFLALYVQARLVGKWARLLRPTIQFFLIAFAIYVGYTRVSDYKHHWSDVLAGLLQGALIAVLIVRYVSDFFKHRPPRQCDEKDPERKPSLPLTMSDPDRNHYSYRGAP; this is encoded by the exons CGTCTCTGCCCTTCGTCATCCTGACGCTGGTGAACTCCCCGTACAAGCGTGGCTTCTACTGCAACGATGATTCCATCCGCTACCCCTACAAGGCAGACACCATCACCCATGGCCTCATGGCTGGTGTCACCATCACCTGCACTGTTGTCATT ATCTCATCGGGGGAGGCATACCTGGTCTACACAGAGCGCCTCTACTCCAAGTCAGAGTTCAACAACTACCTGGCCGCCCTCTACAAGGTGGTGGGGACCTTCCTCTTTGGGGGGGCCATCAGCCAGTCCCTGACTGACCTGGCCAAGTACATGATCGGCCGTCTCAGGCCAAACTTCCTGGCCGTCTGCAATCCTGACTGGTCCAAGGTGAACTGCTCCATCTACGTGCAGCTGGAGAATGTTTGCCAGGGGGAGAGCAGGAACGTCACCGAGTCCAG ACTGTCCTTCTATTCTGGGCACTCCTCCTTTGGGATGTACTGCATGATGTTCCTGGCG CTCTATGTGCAAGCCCGGCTGGTGGGGAAGTGGGCCCGGCTGCTGCGCCCCACCATCCAGTTCTTCCTCATCGCCTTTGCCATCTACGTGGGCTACACCAGGGTGTCCGACTACAAGCACCACTGGAGTGATGTGCTGGCGGGGCTGCTCCAAGGGGCTCTCATTGCCGTCCTCATC GTCCGCTACGTCTCTGACTTCTTCAAGCACCGTCCCCCACGGCAGTGCGATGAAAAGGACCCAGAGCGCAAGCCCAGCCTGCCGCTCACCATGAGCGACCCCGACCGCAATCACTACAGCTACCGGGGTGCCCCGTGA